GGCAGCTGAGTAAGATCGACCCCCTCGAACTCAAACGCGAAATCGTCAACCACGTCGGTCGGTATTACGACTGACGTCCCCCATCATCCTACCAACAGCATGAAAGAGCATTTGCCGTCCCGTCGGAGCGCCATCAAGAAGCTGGCCGGCGCCGCCGCCATCGTGTCGACTACCGGGTTCAGCACGGAGTACGACCGCCAGCGGGATTTTAAGCTCGCGGGCAATATCAAGCACTCGGTCGCCCGCTGGTGCTTCCGGAACTTCTCGATCCCGGACCTCGCGAAAAACGCTAAGGAGATGGGCATCACGTCCGTCGAGATCCTCCAGCCGTCGGAGTTCGGCCCCCTACTCGAACTGGGCATGACCTGCGAGATGACGGTGGGTGTCGGCTCGATCGAAAAAAACATCAACCGAATCGAGAACCACGCCGAACTGGTCCCCCAGTATCTCCAGCATATCGACCTCGTGGCGGATGCCGGCTTTAAAAACCTGATCATGTTCTCCGGCAACCGCGACGGTATGGACGATCATGAAGGGCTGCGCAACTGCGCGAAGGCCATCAAACAGGTCGTCGGCCACGCCGAAAAACGCGGGGTGCTCCTCAACATGGAGCTGCTCAACAGCAAGGTGAACCACCGGGATTACATGTGCGACAACACCCAGTGGGGCGTGTCGCTGGTCGATATGGTGGGCTCGGATCACTTCAAGCTCCTCTACGACATCTACCACATGCAGGTGATGGAGGGGGACGTAATTCGGACGATAAAGGACTACAAGGACTACTTCGGCCACTACCACACCGCCGGCAACCCCGGGCGTAACGAGATCGACGACACGCAGGAGCTAAATTACCCGGCCATCATGAGAGCCATCGTCGAAACCGGCTACCAGGGGTTCGTCGCCCAGGAGTTCGTCCCGCTGCGCGACCCGATGACGTCGCTCCGCGAGGCCATCAAAATCTGTGACGTGTAGGCCCGGGCTCCAAACCCTCTGGCCGGCGTACAACGCCCTGTTATTCACCAACACCTGACTTCTATGCGCGAATACGCGATGTCACCTTCCGTACCGGTCGCCGAAAGCGGCGTTGATGTACGGGCCGATTTTATCATGCGGACCTACAGCCACCTCTTCGGGGCCATGCTCGGGTTTGCGTTGATCGAGATCATCCTGTTCAAAACCGGGTTGGCGGCTACGATTGCATCGACCCTGATGGGCGTCAACTGGCTATTTGTTCTCGGTGGATTCATGATCGTAAGCTGGTTCGCCAGCCGCACCGCCATGCAGGCGGAGTCGTCGGCGTCGCAATACGGCGCCCTGGTGGCGTTTGTCGCGGCCCAGGCCATCCTGTTTGTGCCGCTGTTGTACGTCGCGGATAGGACGGCGCCGGGCGTCATCAACAGCGCGGCGATCGTGACGCTGCTGGGCTTCGCCGGCCTGACGGCTGTCGCCATCCTCACCCGGAAGGACTTTTCCTTCCTCGGCGGCATCCTGCGTTGGGGCTTCATCGTGGCGCTGGTGCTGATCGTGGCCGGAGTGATCTTCGGGTTTGAACTCGGGACGTTCTTCTCGGTCGGCATGGTGGCGCTCGCCGGCGCGGCCATCCTGTACGATACGTCGAACGTGCTGCATCATTACCCGGCGGACCGGCACGTGGCGGCGTCCCTTGCGCTGTTTGCATCGGTCGCGCTGATGTTCTGGTATGTCCTGCGGTTGTTTATGTCTCGGGACTGACCGGTTGGGGCCAGGCAACGGGTAATCCATGTGGCATATGTCATGGTAGGGGCGAGTCTGAGACTCGCCCCTACGTATTTTGCCCCGGTGGTATCTGCCGCGTCCGTATCCGCCCGTCCGTAACGCACCCCCGCCGGCGACGACGTATCGATGCCCCCTCCCTATACCGCATCCAGGACATCCATGACGCACCGACTGATCGCCTGTTTATTCCTTTTCGCCATCGCCAGCCCAGCCCTGGCGCAACGCGCGCCCGATCTGCGCGGGTGGAAGACCAACACCGACAAGCGCTCGATTGAACTCGACGAACTGATGTCCGGCGGCCCGCCGAAAGACGGCATCCCGGCCATCGACGCGCCGCGTTTTGTGTCTATTTCTGCTGCTACGGTGTGGCTGAAGCCGCAGGAGCCTGTCGTGGCCGTAAT
Above is a window of Rhodothermales bacterium DNA encoding:
- a CDS encoding TIM barrel protein translates to MKEHLPSRRSAIKKLAGAAAIVSTTGFSTEYDRQRDFKLAGNIKHSVARWCFRNFSIPDLAKNAKEMGITSVEILQPSEFGPLLELGMTCEMTVGVGSIEKNINRIENHAELVPQYLQHIDLVADAGFKNLIMFSGNRDGMDDHEGLRNCAKAIKQVVGHAEKRGVLLNMELLNSKVNHRDYMCDNTQWGVSLVDMVGSDHFKLLYDIYHMQVMEGDVIRTIKDYKDYFGHYHTAGNPGRNEIDDTQELNYPAIMRAIVETGYQGFVAQEFVPLRDPMTSLREAIKICDV
- a CDS encoding Bax inhibitor-1 family protein → MREYAMSPSVPVAESGVDVRADFIMRTYSHLFGAMLGFALIEIILFKTGLAATIASTLMGVNWLFVLGGFMIVSWFASRTAMQAESSASQYGALVAFVAAQAILFVPLLYVADRTAPGVINSAAIVTLLGFAGLTAVAILTRKDFSFLGGILRWGFIVALVLIVAGVIFGFELGTFFSVGMVALAGAAILYDTSNVLHHYPADRHVAASLALFASVALMFWYVLRLFMSRD